A single region of the Streptomyces sp. NBC_01381 genome encodes:
- a CDS encoding protein kinase, whose translation MTSVPVGYRIGAWEVGARISAGAFARVYAGRRVPEDPLFPRPVALKFLPTGASSPRRRSSLRELVQREVQLLRAVRGPRLIRMYDSLTVTDAAHPHLDGATVLALERAAHSLDVVLERQQEPVSGELLTHICEGLAQLHGAGWVHGDLKPGNVLLMPDGTARLADFNLAAQLEGSYAYAPAFRTTRFTPPELIWAECTERGHPIRTTTDIWAFGMLAHLALTGASPFPGGTPSATLKATVGYARGSEPLRLSPRLPAAWREIITDCLAPTHELRARHDARSLLRRVAAA comes from the coding sequence GTGACCTCTGTGCCGGTCGGCTACCGGATCGGCGCGTGGGAGGTCGGTGCGCGGATCTCCGCGGGCGCGTTCGCCCGTGTGTACGCGGGGCGGCGGGTACCGGAGGACCCACTGTTCCCTCGCCCGGTGGCGCTCAAGTTTCTTCCCACCGGCGCCAGTTCACCGCGTCGGCGGAGCTCGCTGCGGGAGCTCGTCCAGCGCGAGGTGCAGCTGCTGCGCGCCGTGCGCGGGCCGCGGCTCATCAGGATGTACGACTCGCTGACGGTGACGGATGCGGCGCATCCCCACCTCGACGGCGCCACGGTGCTGGCCCTTGAACGGGCGGCGCATTCGCTCGATGTGGTCCTTGAGCGGCAACAGGAGCCCGTATCAGGAGAGTTGCTCACTCACATCTGTGAGGGTCTGGCCCAGCTGCACGGGGCGGGCTGGGTGCACGGCGATCTCAAACCCGGAAACGTCCTGCTGATGCCGGACGGCACGGCGCGGCTCGCCGACTTCAACCTCGCGGCGCAGCTGGAGGGTTCGTACGCCTACGCGCCCGCCTTCCGCACCACACGGTTCACACCACCCGAGCTCATCTGGGCGGAGTGCACCGAGCGAGGACATCCGATCCGTACCACCACGGACATCTGGGCGTTCGGCATGCTGGCCCATCTGGCACTGACCGGCGCCTCTCCGTTCCCCGGCGGCACCCCGTCGGCGACGCTGAAAGCCACGGTCGGCTACGCGCGCGGCAGCGAACCGCTGCGCCTGTCACCCCGGCTCCCGGCCGCCTGGCGGGAGATCATCACCGACTGCCTGGCTCCTACCCACGAGCTGCGCGCCCGGCACGACGCCCGGAGCCTGCTGCGCAGAGTGGCTGCGGCGTAA
- a CDS encoding FHA domain-containing protein produces the protein MFSIIVVPPGPQIRLAPGECLGFGRGEQAAQGRTPQRPSPHDGRWLALPHDGVSRNAGVVTASGEYWSLTNLSRHQTYVVENPEGAGEHIKVAPGRTEAPVPFEFARVVLPAAEELISFDVWAPRHSYHSDGQGECPDQDTTAPAFPLDRSKRYFLALAALCEPRLRGEPYAPLPTSRQLLTRLRPVWPTVNRTALQWNIDYLAVKLRLKPAPEAAESGGRHHSKKETLAALALRFDLVYEDDLDLLRPEPDRALLSVEPGR, from the coding sequence ATGTTCAGCATCATCGTCGTACCACCGGGTCCACAGATCCGGCTCGCACCCGGCGAGTGCCTCGGCTTCGGGCGGGGCGAACAGGCTGCCCAGGGCCGGACCCCCCAGCGTCCGTCCCCGCACGACGGACGCTGGCTGGCCCTTCCGCACGACGGCGTTTCCCGCAACGCGGGCGTGGTGACCGCGAGCGGGGAGTACTGGTCCCTGACCAATCTGAGCCGCCACCAGACCTACGTCGTGGAGAACCCGGAAGGCGCGGGCGAGCACATCAAGGTCGCGCCGGGACGGACCGAGGCACCCGTCCCCTTCGAGTTCGCCCGGGTCGTCCTGCCTGCCGCGGAGGAGCTGATCAGCTTCGACGTTTGGGCCCCGCGGCACAGCTACCACTCGGACGGGCAGGGCGAGTGCCCGGATCAGGACACCACCGCGCCGGCCTTCCCCCTCGACCGCTCCAAGCGCTACTTCCTCGCGCTCGCCGCCCTGTGCGAGCCACGGCTGCGCGGCGAACCCTACGCACCGCTGCCCACCAGCCGGCAGCTGCTCACCCGATTACGGCCGGTCTGGCCCACCGTCAACCGCACGGCGCTGCAGTGGAACATCGACTACCTGGCGGTGAAGCTGCGCCTCAAACCGGCCCCGGAGGCGGCCGAGAGCGGCGGTCGGCACCACAGCAAGAAGGAGACCCTGGCCGCGCTCGCCCTACGCTTCGATCTCGTGTACGAGGACGACCTCGACCTGCTCCGCCCTGAGCCCGACCGTGCCCTGCTCTCCGTGGAGCCGGGCCGGTGA
- a CDS encoding bifunctional methylenetetrahydrofolate dehydrogenase/methenyltetrahydrofolate cyclohydrolase codes for MTAQILDGKATAAAIKSELAVRVAALKEKGITPGLGTVLVGDDPGSQKYVAGKHRDCAQVGIASIQRELPATATQDEIEAVVRDLNEDPACTGYIVQLPLPKGIDENRILELMDPAKDADGLHPMNLGRLVLNEPAPLPCTPNGVITLLRQHGVEINGAEVVVVGRGVTIGRSMPLLLTRRSENATVTQCHTGTRDLAYHLKKADIIVAAAGVPHLIKAEDVKPGVAVLDVGVSRDETGKIVGDVHPDVYEVAGWISPNPGGVGPMTRAQLLVNVVEAAERAAAAAS; via the coding sequence ATGACCGCCCAGATTCTCGATGGCAAGGCCACCGCAGCTGCGATCAAGTCCGAACTGGCCGTCCGCGTGGCGGCCCTCAAGGAGAAGGGCATCACCCCCGGACTCGGCACCGTCCTGGTCGGTGACGACCCGGGCAGCCAGAAGTACGTCGCGGGCAAGCACCGCGACTGCGCGCAGGTCGGCATCGCCTCCATCCAGCGCGAACTGCCCGCCACCGCGACGCAGGACGAGATCGAGGCCGTCGTCCGCGACCTCAACGAGGACCCCGCCTGCACCGGCTACATCGTGCAGCTCCCGCTGCCCAAGGGCATCGACGAGAACCGCATCCTCGAGCTGATGGATCCGGCCAAGGACGCCGACGGCCTGCACCCGATGAACCTCGGCCGCCTCGTCCTCAACGAGCCGGCCCCGCTGCCCTGCACGCCGAACGGCGTGATCACGCTGCTCCGTCAGCACGGCGTGGAGATCAACGGCGCGGAGGTCGTGGTCGTCGGCCGCGGCGTGACGATCGGCCGCTCGATGCCGCTGCTGCTCACCCGCCGCTCCGAGAACGCGACGGTGACGCAGTGCCACACCGGCACGCGCGACCTGGCGTACCACCTCAAGAAGGCCGACATCATCGTGGCCGCCGCGGGCGTCCCGCACCTGATCAAGGCCGAGGACGTGAAGCCGGGCGTCGCGGTCTTGGACGTCGGCGTCTCGCGCGACGAGACCGGCAAGATCGTCGGCGATGTGCACCCGGACGTCTACGAGGTCGCCGGGTGGATCTCGCCGAACCCGGGCGGTGTCGGCCCGATGACGCGTGCCCAACTGCTCGTCAACGTCGTCGAGGCGGCCGAGCGCGCTGCCGCTGCCGCGAGCTGA
- a CDS encoding DUF3017 domain-containing protein — translation MSVGAKGGNGAAASSPGPDDSDESGAAASEPQAAESEPRDGASEPQTEPQTEGETAAGQAEGHVAAGAGGQVKRTSRRFPLFTRDTARPEGGGRAASGDAPAPARQWPLLVVIATVAIGLLLTALDVFRVGTILIGVALIAGAVLRWALPDVGMLAVRSRFTDMVTYGVLGVAIVLLALMAQPRPWLEIPFLSDTLHRTITT, via the coding sequence ATGAGCGTAGGCGCGAAGGGCGGGAACGGAGCGGCGGCGTCGTCGCCCGGGCCGGACGACTCTGATGAGAGCGGGGCCGCGGCGTCCGAACCGCAGGCTGCCGAGTCCGAGCCGAGGGACGGGGCGTCCGAGCCGCAGACCGAGCCGCAGACCGAGGGGGAGACCGCTGCGGGTCAGGCCGAGGGACACGTCGCCGCCGGTGCCGGCGGGCAGGTCAAGCGGACCTCGCGGCGCTTCCCGCTCTTCACCCGCGACACCGCGCGGCCCGAGGGCGGCGGCCGTGCCGCGAGCGGTGACGCGCCCGCGCCCGCCCGCCAGTGGCCGCTGCTCGTGGTGATAGCGACGGTGGCGATCGGGCTGCTGCTCACCGCACTCGACGTGTTCCGCGTCGGCACGATACTGATCGGCGTCGCGTTGATCGCGGGTGCCGTGCTGCGCTGGGCGCTGCCCGACGTCGGCATGCTGGCGGTGCGTTCGCGCTTCACGGACATGGTGACGTACGGCGTGCTTGGCGTCGCCATCGTGCTGCTCGCGCTGATGGCACAGCCGCGGCCGTGGCTGGAGATCCCGTTCCTCAGCGACACGCTGCACCGCACGATCACCACCTGA
- a CDS encoding sensor histidine kinase produces the protein MRIRPLVADVAIAAALTTVAVLLGQESPRQGWPELDAPGHALVVLANVPVVFRSRAPLAVLLLVHGVWIGYVAAGYWPVVNTFAPMLTVYTVASLRPDRVSVPCAALMSAVWIYAGLVSDGASMASVVGQAVGFALVLWRFGHVARRSAELARQLKREQDERARREVAEERGRIARELHDVVAHHMSVISVQAGLAKFVFASDPATAHAALSTISGTSGEALEELRRMLRVLRAQEDGDEPPDAPMPGLARLGEMVERVRAGGVAVELRIEGTPRQLAPGVELCAYRVVQEALTNVLKHAQGAAAVVELRYERHHVTVSVTDDGEGVILDRVGGGSGHGLIGMRERAKLYGGTISIGPLSEGGFAVRLTLPTSAQAAPQGDGAT, from the coding sequence ATGCGGATCCGCCCTCTCGTCGCCGACGTGGCGATCGCGGCCGCCCTGACGACGGTCGCCGTACTGCTCGGGCAGGAGTCGCCGCGCCAGGGGTGGCCCGAACTCGACGCGCCCGGCCATGCGTTGGTCGTCCTCGCCAATGTCCCCGTGGTGTTCCGGAGCAGGGCGCCGCTCGCAGTGCTGCTCCTCGTCCACGGGGTGTGGATCGGTTATGTCGCCGCCGGCTACTGGCCCGTGGTGAACACCTTCGCGCCCATGCTCACCGTCTACACGGTCGCCTCCCTGCGGCCCGACCGCGTCTCCGTGCCCTGCGCCGCGCTGATGAGCGCCGTCTGGATCTACGCGGGCCTGGTGAGCGACGGCGCGTCGATGGCGTCCGTCGTCGGGCAGGCCGTCGGATTCGCGCTCGTGCTGTGGCGGTTCGGACATGTGGCGCGCAGGTCCGCCGAACTGGCCCGCCAGTTGAAGCGCGAGCAGGACGAGCGCGCACGGCGCGAGGTCGCGGAGGAACGCGGGCGCATCGCAAGGGAGTTGCACGACGTCGTGGCCCATCACATGTCGGTGATATCCGTGCAGGCGGGCCTCGCGAAGTTCGTCTTCGCCTCCGACCCGGCCACCGCGCACGCCGCGCTCTCCACCATCTCAGGCACCAGCGGCGAGGCACTGGAGGAGCTGCGCCGGATGCTGCGGGTGCTGCGGGCGCAGGAGGACGGCGACGAACCGCCCGACGCGCCGATGCCGGGGCTTGCGCGGCTCGGCGAGATGGTCGAGCGGGTGCGGGCCGGGGGAGTCGCCGTCGAGCTGCGCATCGAGGGGACGCCGCGGCAGCTGGCGCCTGGCGTCGAACTCTGCGCGTACCGCGTGGTCCAGGAGGCGCTCACCAACGTACTGAAACACGCTCAGGGCGCCGCGGCGGTCGTCGAACTCCGTTATGAGCGGCACCACGTGACGGTTTCGGTCACGGACGACGGGGAGGGGGTGATTCTGGACAGAGTGGGCGGGGGGAGCGGCCACGGCTTGATTGGGATGCGGGAGCGGGCCAAGCTCTACGGCGGGACGATCAGCATCGGCCCGCTGAGCGAGGGAGGGTTCGCCGTGCGGCTTACCCTGCCGACCTCCGCGCAGGCCGCACCGCAGGGGGACGGCGCGACTTAA
- a CDS encoding response regulator transcription factor has product MTRVLVVDDQFLIRAGLVGLLRAAPGVDVVGEAGDGAEAVELAATTRPDVILMDIRMPGMSGIVATEKILAEAPEPAPRVLVLTTFDLDEYVYGALRAGASGFLLKDSGPERLLAAVAAVGGGDALFAPSVTCRLVEAFARQAGADGASPQPPADLEALTLREVEVLKLIARGLSNADIADRLYISEATVKTHLNRTMSKLDLDSRAQAVVVAYETGLVTPGDAR; this is encoded by the coding sequence ATGACCAGGGTTCTCGTCGTCGACGACCAGTTCCTCATCCGGGCGGGCCTTGTGGGGCTGCTGCGTGCCGCGCCGGGCGTCGACGTCGTCGGCGAGGCCGGCGACGGCGCCGAGGCGGTCGAGCTCGCCGCGACGACCCGGCCCGATGTGATCCTGATGGACATCCGCATGCCTGGCATGAGCGGCATCGTGGCCACCGAGAAGATCCTCGCCGAGGCGCCCGAACCGGCCCCGCGCGTCCTGGTGTTGACCACCTTCGACCTCGACGAGTACGTGTACGGGGCGCTGCGCGCGGGAGCCTCCGGCTTTCTGCTCAAGGACTCGGGGCCCGAGCGGCTGCTCGCCGCGGTGGCCGCGGTCGGCGGCGGCGACGCGCTGTTCGCGCCCAGTGTCACCTGCCGCCTCGTCGAGGCGTTCGCCCGGCAGGCCGGTGCCGACGGTGCGTCGCCCCAACCTCCGGCGGATCTGGAGGCCTTGACGTTGCGCGAGGTCGAGGTCCTGAAGCTGATCGCGCGCGGCCTGTCCAACGCGGACATCGCCGACCGCCTCTACATCAGCGAGGCCACCGTCAAGACCCACCTCAACCGCACGATGAGCAAACTCGACCTCGACAGCAGGGCGCAGGCCGTGGTGGTGGCGTACGAGACGGGGCTCGTCACGCCCGGCGACGCCCGCTGA
- a CDS encoding peptidase inhibitor family I36 protein: MNITATRRTVGIGIASLALMGGSASGVAMASTGGGAAPAGVEAKGASDCPKGWLCVWSGKNFTGRMQKVQYNNKDLSRFAVFAGGSWSGYNNGRKCDVALYAGKNYTKYIGTQPRGEKGNANHKLKILSNKWVNCR; the protein is encoded by the coding sequence ATGAACATCACGGCAACGCGCAGGACCGTCGGCATCGGCATCGCCTCGCTCGCCCTCATGGGCGGCTCGGCGAGCGGCGTGGCGATGGCGAGCACAGGGGGCGGCGCGGCTCCGGCCGGCGTCGAGGCGAAGGGGGCGTCGGACTGTCCCAAGGGCTGGCTGTGCGTCTGGTCCGGGAAGAACTTCACCGGGCGGATGCAGAAGGTCCAGTACAACAACAAGGACCTGTCCAGGTTCGCCGTGTTCGCGGGCGGCTCCTGGTCCGGCTACAACAACGGCCGCAAGTGCGACGTGGCCCTCTACGCGGGCAAGAACTACACGAAGTACATCGGCACGCAGCCCCGCGGCGAGAAGGGCAACGCCAACCACAAGCTGAAGATCCTCTCCAACAAGTGGGTCAACTGCCGCTGA
- a CDS encoding helix-turn-helix domain-containing protein, with protein sequence MSRWKELPDSLDPRVRQFVVRLRRLKDHSGLGLAALASRTGYSRSSWDRYLNGRSLPPAEAVEALARACDTEPAPLLALREVAAEGWDVEVDVDTGAGAPVGETAPAVRRPVPWLAIVLSSVCTALVMLAVFALLAPWEKESDDKGEDRPFTGEAHPEFGEFEYKPGKTYECEVRRDDNGLLYAGYSRTRTELIERLSTRWSVVEAQCLLEHREASPGVADGAFGNNTERAVKRIQDKANIAVDGKIGPDTWKVLRK encoded by the coding sequence ATGTCTCGATGGAAGGAGCTGCCCGACTCGCTTGACCCGCGGGTGCGGCAGTTCGTCGTAAGGCTGCGCAGGCTCAAGGACCACAGCGGTCTGGGGCTCGCGGCGTTGGCATCCCGGACGGGGTACAGCCGTTCGTCCTGGGACAGGTATCTCAACGGCAGGTCACTGCCTCCCGCGGAGGCGGTCGAGGCGCTCGCGCGGGCCTGCGACACCGAACCGGCGCCGCTCCTCGCGCTGCGTGAAGTGGCCGCGGAGGGCTGGGACGTAGAGGTGGATGTGGACACGGGCGCGGGCGCCCCGGTGGGAGAGACGGCCCCGGCCGTGCGCCGCCCGGTGCCCTGGCTCGCGATCGTGCTGTCGAGCGTGTGCACGGCGCTGGTGATGCTCGCCGTGTTCGCGCTGCTCGCGCCCTGGGAGAAGGAGAGCGACGACAAGGGGGAGGACAGGCCGTTCACGGGTGAAGCCCACCCGGAATTCGGCGAGTTCGAGTACAAGCCGGGCAAGACCTATGAGTGCGAGGTGCGGCGCGACGACAACGGCCTGCTGTACGCGGGCTACAGCCGCACGCGCACGGAACTGATCGAGCGGTTGTCCACCCGGTGGTCCGTGGTGGAGGCGCAGTGCCTCCTGGAGCACCGCGAGGCATCGCCCGGAGTCGCCGACGGCGCGTTCGGCAACAACACCGAGCGCGCGGTGAAGCGGATCCAGGACAAGGCGAACATCGCGGTCGACGGCAAGATCGGCCCCGACACATGGAAGGTGCTGCGCAAGTGA
- a CDS encoding helix-turn-helix domain-containing protein → MTRQEPPSECVRLAEALRELRAAAGLSLAALAAKTPYSKSSWERYLNGKTLPPRQAVEELCVLAGERQDRPLALWGLAESAWSGRAGVGGAGSTGARREEPRDVADTPTPEAAGEPGPAERGRWRSTGFLAGALGGLAAVAAGVLLVVWGFGGGGTDAEGAPTTADSGPAPGCSGDSCTGKDAEATRCSGAANPPGTLAEHRFGGGTVVKVRRSVECGAVWARIDRGRVGDRVEIVAPGIGTQQTEVRDRFDEEGSLPTPMAAARRDELADVRGCLVRDGERQCFGAGGKTGEAGK, encoded by the coding sequence GTGACCAGGCAGGAACCGCCGTCGGAGTGTGTACGTCTCGCCGAGGCGCTCCGCGAACTGCGGGCGGCCGCGGGGCTGAGCCTGGCCGCGCTCGCGGCGAAGACGCCGTACAGCAAGTCGTCGTGGGAGCGCTACCTCAACGGCAAGACGCTGCCGCCCCGGCAGGCCGTCGAGGAGCTGTGCGTCCTCGCGGGGGAGCGGCAGGACCGGCCGCTCGCCCTGTGGGGCCTCGCGGAGTCCGCGTGGAGCGGCCGCGCGGGCGTGGGCGGGGCGGGGTCCACCGGAGCGCGGCGCGAGGAGCCGCGTGACGTGGCCGACACGCCCACGCCGGAGGCCGCCGGTGAGCCGGGCCCCGCCGAGCGCGGGCGCTGGCGGTCCACCGGGTTCCTCGCCGGGGCGCTCGGCGGTCTCGCCGCCGTCGCGGCAGGGGTGCTCCTGGTCGTCTGGGGCTTCGGCGGCGGTGGCACGGACGCGGAGGGCGCGCCGACCACCGCCGACTCGGGCCCCGCACCCGGCTGTTCGGGCGACTCCTGCACCGGCAAGGACGCGGAGGCCACCCGCTGCTCCGGCGCGGCGAACCCGCCCGGCACGCTGGCCGAGCACCGCTTCGGCGGCGGCACGGTCGTCAAGGTGCGGCGCTCCGTGGAGTGCGGGGCGGTCTGGGCCCGGATCGACCGGGGGCGGGTGGGTGACCGGGTCGAGATCGTCGCGCCGGGCATCGGCACCCAGCAGACCGAGGTGCGGGACCGGTTCGACGAGGAGGGTTCGCTGCCGACGCCGATGGCCGCCGCGCGGCGTGACGAGCTGGCGGATGTGCGGGGCTGCCTGGTGCGGGACGGTGAGCGGCAGTGCTTCGGCGCCGGCGGGAAGACCGGGGAGGCAGGGAAGTAG
- a CDS encoding helix-turn-helix transcriptional regulator, with amino-acid sequence MSAAWRPLPEGLPPEVRHFVEQLRLLKDRTGLSLVALGKETAYSKSSWQRYLNAQQPPPRRAVTALCEVAKEDSERVCARWELAVRVWPRGAAGGTDSAPRVVLSKEGKRAKPRKRPAWTWRSIAGLTAFLILMVLLEGLLRNLMS; translated from the coding sequence ATGAGTGCTGCCTGGCGGCCGCTGCCGGAGGGACTTCCCCCGGAAGTGCGGCACTTCGTGGAACAGCTGCGGCTGCTCAAGGACCGCACCGGCCTGAGCCTGGTCGCGCTCGGCAAGGAGACCGCGTACAGCAAATCCTCCTGGCAGCGCTACCTCAACGCACAGCAGCCACCGCCCCGCCGGGCGGTCACGGCGCTGTGCGAGGTGGCGAAGGAGGACAGCGAACGAGTCTGCGCACGCTGGGAGTTGGCGGTGCGCGTGTGGCCGCGGGGCGCGGCGGGGGGCACGGATTCAGCCCCGCGCGTCGTGCTGAGCAAGGAGGGCAAGCGCGCGAAGCCGCGCAAGCGCCCCGCGTGGACGTGGCGTTCCATCGCCGGTCTCACCGCGTTCCTCATCCTCATGGTGCTGCTGGAAGGCCTGCTGAGGAATCTCATGAGCTAG
- a CDS encoding peptidoglycan-binding protein: MHISKGRSKRLLGSAVAVTAGAALALGGTASLAQASGPHVIDGKGAAYNDWGDEGDLSRHSHANSNATRLWQTVLYADGAKWKDSNGNRHTFKKWDIDGSFGRKTESATKWWQQREDVEDVDGIAGKETFGVADDYLDGPGYNGRVTYSGYKHDVTFKRLGSTYYVKIDGEWKKAAYNWRG, encoded by the coding sequence ATGCACATCAGCAAGGGCAGGTCGAAGCGGCTGCTCGGCTCGGCCGTCGCCGTGACGGCGGGGGCCGCGCTCGCGCTCGGGGGCACGGCATCGCTCGCACAGGCGAGCGGTCCGCACGTCATCGACGGCAAGGGTGCCGCGTACAACGACTGGGGCGACGAGGGCGACCTGTCCCGCCACAGCCACGCGAACAGCAACGCCACGCGGCTCTGGCAGACCGTCCTGTACGCGGACGGGGCGAAGTGGAAGGACAGCAACGGCAACCGGCACACGTTCAAGAAGTGGGACATCGACGGCAGCTTCGGCCGCAAGACCGAGTCGGCCACCAAGTGGTGGCAGCAGCGCGAGGACGTGGAGGACGTCGACGGAATCGCCGGCAAGGAGACGTTCGGCGTCGCGGACGACTATCTGGACGGCCCGGGCTACAACGGCCGCGTCACCTACAGCGGCTACAAGCACGACGTCACGTTCAAGCGCCTCGGCAGCACGTACTACGTGAAGATCGACGGCGAGTGGAAGAAGGCCGCGTACAACTGGCGTGGCTGA
- a CDS encoding XRE family transcriptional regulator yields the protein MPRWKALPDELDPEVREFANQLRRLVDRSGLSIAAVSDRTGYSKTSWERYLNGRLLAPKGAIVALAEVTGTNPVHLITMWELAERAWSRSEMRHDMTMQAIRISQARAALGELGPNPPKGKGGKDAARGGSAGGGTGTDVDAGGRGGRSMTGVAGPAGVAPTVPPQASPSGAGVGAGAGAGAYGAASSYGVGDGGRGPVVAPPGRQEPRHGGGSPDGQRRRRKLTMFLAGTVGALVVIAAVVFLTDFGKGDKGDEGAKPPASPTTSDTDLPAGVECSGKSCTGKDPETMGCGGELARTTTRATVGKALIEVRYSKACGAAWARITQAAVGDKVTISDGSGAKQAGTVNADFDAYTPMTAVKDGASAEACATLKSGVTGCTK from the coding sequence ATGCCTCGTTGGAAGGCGCTACCGGATGAGCTTGATCCGGAGGTCAGGGAGTTCGCCAATCAGCTGCGCAGGCTCGTCGACCGCAGTGGTCTGAGCATTGCCGCGGTGTCGGACCGCACCGGGTACAGCAAGACGTCGTGGGAGCGCTATCTGAACGGGCGGCTGCTCGCCCCGAAGGGTGCGATCGTCGCGTTGGCCGAGGTGACGGGCACCAACCCCGTTCACCTCATCACCATGTGGGAGCTCGCGGAGCGCGCCTGGAGCCGCTCCGAGATGCGCCACGACATGACCATGCAGGCCATCCGGATCTCCCAGGCGCGGGCCGCGCTCGGGGAGCTGGGGCCGAACCCGCCCAAGGGCAAGGGCGGCAAGGACGCGGCGCGGGGCGGCTCGGCGGGCGGCGGCACAGGCACCGATGTCGACGCCGGTGGCCGTGGCGGCCGGAGCATGACGGGGGTCGCGGGCCCGGCGGGCGTCGCACCCACGGTGCCTCCGCAGGCCTCGCCGTCCGGCGCGGGCGTGGGAGCGGGCGCGGGAGCCGGTGCGTACGGGGCTGCTTCCTCGTACGGCGTCGGGGACGGCGGCCGGGGGCCCGTCGTCGCGCCGCCCGGCAGGCAGGAGCCGCGCCATGGCGGTGGCTCGCCCGACGGGCAGCGGCGGCGCAGGAAGCTGACGATGTTCCTCGCGGGGACGGTCGGCGCGCTCGTGGTCATAGCCGCGGTCGTCTTCCTGACGGACTTCGGCAAGGGTGACAAGGGCGACGAGGGCGCGAAGCCGCCGGCCTCGCCGACCACGAGTGACACGGATCTGCCCGCGGGCGTCGAGTGCAGCGGCAAGAGCTGCACCGGCAAGGACCCGGAGACGATGGGCTGCGGCGGCGAACTGGCCAGGACGACGACGCGCGCGACGGTCGGCAAGGCGCTGATCGAGGTCCGCTACAGCAAGGCCTGCGGGGCGGCTTGGGCGCGGATCACGCAGGCGGCGGTGGGGGACAAGGTGACGATTTCCGACGGCTCGGGCGCCAAGCAGGCGGGGACCGTGAACGCGGACTTCGACGCGTACACGCCGATGACGGCGGTGAAGGACGGGGCGTCGGCGGAGGCGTGCGCGACGCTGAAGTCGGGCGTCACCGGCTGCACGAAGTAG
- a CDS encoding malate dehydrogenase produces the protein MTRTPVNVTVTGAAGQIGYALLFRIASGHLLGADVPVNLRLLEITPALKAAEGTAMELDDCAFPLLNSIEISDDPNVAFDGANVALLVGARPRTKGMERGDLLEANGGIFKPQGKAINDNAADDIKVLVVGNPANTNALIAQAAAPDVPAERFTAMTRLDHNRALSQLAKKTGTSVSDIKRLTIWGNHSATQYPDIFHAEIAGKNAAEVVNDQAWLADEFIPTVAKRGAAIIEARGASSAASAANAAIDHVHTWVNGTADGNWTSMGIPSDGSYGVPEGLISSFPVTTKDGKYEIVQGLEINEFSRARIDASVQELTEEREAVRGLGLI, from the coding sequence ATGACCCGCACTCCCGTGAATGTCACCGTCACCGGCGCGGCCGGCCAGATCGGCTACGCACTGCTCTTCCGCATCGCCTCGGGCCACCTGCTCGGCGCGGACGTGCCGGTCAACCTGCGCCTTCTGGAGATCACGCCGGCGCTGAAGGCCGCCGAGGGCACCGCCATGGAGCTCGACGACTGCGCCTTCCCGCTGCTGAACTCCATCGAGATCAGCGACGACCCGAACGTCGCCTTCGACGGCGCGAACGTCGCCCTCCTCGTCGGCGCCCGCCCCCGCACCAAGGGCATGGAGCGCGGCGACCTGCTCGAGGCCAACGGCGGCATCTTCAAGCCGCAGGGCAAGGCCATCAACGACAACGCCGCGGACGACATCAAGGTCCTCGTCGTCGGCAACCCGGCCAACACCAACGCGCTCATCGCGCAGGCCGCCGCCCCGGACGTACCGGCCGAGCGCTTCACCGCGATGACCCGCCTCGACCACAACCGCGCGCTGTCGCAGCTCGCGAAGAAGACCGGCACGTCGGTCTCCGACATCAAGCGCCTGACCATCTGGGGCAACCACTCGGCGACCCAGTACCCGGACATCTTCCACGCGGAGATCGCCGGCAAGAACGCCGCCGAGGTCGTGAACGACCAGGCCTGGCTCGCCGACGAGTTCATCCCGACCGTCGCCAAGCGCGGCGCCGCGATCATCGAGGCCCGTGGCGCGTCCTCGGCCGCCTCGGCCGCCAACGCCGCCATCGACCACGTCCACACGTGGGTGAACGGCACGGCGGACGGCAACTGGACCTCCATGGGTATCCCGTCGGACGGTTCGTACGGCGTTCCGGAGGGCCTGATCTCCTCCTTCCCCGTCACCACCAAGGACGGCAAGTACGAGATCGTCCAGGGCCTGGAGATCAACGAGTTCTCGCGTGCGCGCATCGACGCGTCCGTGCAGGAGCTCACCGAGGAGCGCGAGGCGGTCCGCGGCCTCGGCCTCATCTAG